TCTGCGGGCGCGGACCTTTGCCACCGCGTTCTTTTGGGCCGGCCTCTTTCTGGGGCTGGGCAGCTTTCAACTTTTTGATGGCCTGATCAATCACAAGGTTTTTCAACTGCATCAGATTCGCTACAACGTCATGCTCCCGCCCTATGACGTCGTGTGGAACGTTGTGGGTTTCCTTCTTCTGGTGATTGGCGCCGGAATGTATCGCCGCGCCAGTCAAACCACACTGTCCCCCTGATGCATTCTGGACACCCTACAGTCACCGTCACCCAGCAAGACGCCTTTTCGTGGCTTGTGTGGCTCCTTCTCCTTGTGGTGGGGGCGGGTTACGGAGCGATGGCTGGGCGCCAACTGAGACAGGGCCGAGTCTGGCGATGGTCTCGAACATGCTTTTTCACGCTTGGGCTTGCTCTCCTGGCCTGGGTGTTCTCCCCTGCCGTGAATAGCCTTGCTCACGCTGACCTACAAGCACATATGCTGCAGCACCTGATGTCGGGCATGTTCGCACCCCTGCTGCTGGCCCTGGGCTGGCCCCTGACACTGCTGTTACGCAACGTGCCCGTGCTCATGGCACGGCGGTTGATCCGATGGTTACACGCGCCACCCCTTAGCCT
This sequence is a window from Deinococcus humi. Protein-coding genes within it:
- a CDS encoding DUF2243 domain-containing protein — encoded protein: MTTVAAQPDVRGSRRSGLLLGVAFMAGLDEIVFHQVLGWHHFYDHSTSAIGLLSDGLLHAAELMAIVAGIFLLADLLRARTFATAFFWAGLFLGLGSFQLFDGLINHKVFQLHQIRYNVMLPPYDVVWNVVGFLLLVIGAGMYRRASQTTLSP